The DNA segment CAGCAACAGATTCCCTTGAAAAAATTCTTGCGGTTGAAGCAGATCTTTCTTCCCTGAGAATATTTGCCGACAACGAAAATGTTCCGGAACGTTCTCCGGTATTGTTTCATTCAGACAGAACAGATTTAGACCGGCTTTCCAGATGGGAGTTTGATTATAATCCTTTCTATATTTTTTCCCAAAGGTATAAGGAACCTTCCGTAATATGTACGACCCGCAGGCTTTTTAATGGAAGGAGAAAAGTAGGTTTTATTCAGATTTCAATAGATCCGAAAAAATTTTTTCCTTTTATGTTTGAACAAAAAAAATCTGAAGAATCTTTCTGTATTTTAAAAATCGGCGAGAACGGTATGTTGTCAAGATTTAACAACAGTCAGATTAAGACGCAGTGCATTCTTGATGACAGCGCTTTGTCCCAGATTCAAAAACAGTATGATAAATTCTCCCAGGGAGAAATAATAAAATTTCAGAGTAACGGAAAATCTTACATAGGTGCTTTTGCTACCGTTCCTGAACTTAATATAGTGCTTATTCATTCCAGATATATGCCTATTGTTGAACCTCACATGCTTACTATTTACATCGGCTTCATCGTAGGTCTTGTAGTTACTCTTTTCTTTTTCTTTTTTGTCATTGCATACATTACGACAAAGATGCTTGGCGGAGTATATTCCATTATTGACGGAATGAAAGAGATTCGTTCAGGAAATCTTGATGTCTGTATTCCTGTAACTTCTTCCATAGATGAAATCAGTCTTACCCAGATTACTTTTAATTCTATGGTAGATAAAATCAAGACGCAGATTGAAATGATAAAGACGGAAGAGCATCTGATTGCAGATACAGAGATGAAAGCCATGCAGAATCAGATTAACGCTCATTTTCTGTACAACGTTCTTGAGACAATTCATATGCAGGCTCTTTTAAAAGAAGATAACGAAACTGCAGAAAGCATTCTCGTGCTCGGAAAGATGATGCGCTACTGTCTCCGCTGGAGGGTGCATTCTGTAACTCTTTCCCAGGAGCTGGAATATATTAATTCCTATATAAAGATTCTGAATATCAGAAATGATTATAAGATTACCCTGGAAGCAGATATTCCGGAAAAACTTCTTGACCGTGAAATCCCAAAAATGCTGGTTCAGCCTTTTGTAGAAAATTCTTTCTATCATGGAATTGAACCTCTTGCGCAGGATTCAGTAATAAAAATTTATACGGAAGTTGATGTGGAAAATGACAGGCTTTTCTTGTGTGTGCAGGATTTCGGATGCGGTATAAGTGAAGAAAAACTGGAGGAAATAAAAAATTATCTTGCTGATGTTGATTACGAGCGTGATTCAACAGGCAGCATAGGAATAAAAAACATTCAGCAGCGTTTATTTCTTTTTTACGGAGAAGAGTATAAGCTGCAGATTTTTTCAACTCAGGGAAAGGGAACTGTCATAAAAGTTCCTCTTCCTCTTTCTGAGGTAAGACTTTAGGGGAGACAAAAAGATGATAACAATTGTTGTTGCAGATGATGAAAAACTTATTCGAGCGGGAATAAAAAAGATTCTCATGGATAATGTCAGTGCTGATTTAAATGTTATTGAAGCAAAAAACGGAAAGGAAGCTCTGGATTATATAAAAGAAAATTCAACGGATGTTCTCATTACTGATATAAAAATGCCGGTAATGGACGGAGTTGAACTCATGCAGAATGTCCGTGAACTTCCGAGAAAGCCTGCAATGATTGTACTTTCAGGTTTCGATGATTTTAATTACGCAAAGGTTGCCATATCTTCCGGAGTTCTTGCCTACATTCTTAAACCTGTAGATTCAAAAGAACTTTGTACTGCCGTAAACTCTGCCTTGAATTCTGTAAAGAAAATAGAAAAGTCTCAGACTGAACTTAAATTAAAGTCCCTCATTATCGAAGGCGGTTCAAGAGGAATTGATGATTTAAAAGACATAAACATGTTTCACGGATTCTGCTGCGTAACGGTAAAAATTCCTTCCGGAATGAATGATGAAAATTTCTATTCCGTTCTTGATCCTAATCTGTGCTATGTTCTTGAAAAGAAAAAACATCTTGCAGGACTTGTAATTCAGAAAGATTATCTTGAGGAAATAATTTCTCTCGTAAAAAAGAACGGCTGTACTGCCGGTATAAGTACCTGCTCTGATAATGTTGTGGACCTGCGCAAACTTTATCATCAGTCCTGTTCAAGTGTTCTCCGCTTTTTCTTTGAAGATGAACAGTTCGGTTCCGTGTTTACTTATGATGCAGAAAGTTCTGTTTCTGATTTTTCAGAAATCGACCTTCGTTATGAAAAGTTCATTGCTGCACTGGATCTTCTTTCTGAAAACGAAATAAAAAAAGCCATGTCAAATCTTCTGGAATTTGATTACGCTGATTCAGGTAAAAAAGCAGAATCAGTTCTGTATGTTCATGATAAACTGGTAAGTAATTTGTTTAAGCGCTATCCTAAATTTCATGACAATGATACCTATCTGTATCTTAAAAGCCTGATGATCGAAAATATTGTTCAGGTAGATTCTTATGATGAGTGGAAGCACTATATCGGTGATTACGTTATTTATCTTACACAGCTTCTTATAAAGCAGCAGGGAAAATATCCTTACATAACAAAGGCAATTTCTTACGTTAACAGGCATTATTCAGAAAACATAACCATGGCTACCGTAGCAAACTATGTAAGCATGAATTACACCTGGTTCAGCGAGAAGTTTAAGGAACAGGTAGGAACTAACTTTAATGATTACCTTAAAAAATTCCGCATGGAGCAGGCAAAGCGGCTTTTAGAAATGGGAACCTATAAGGTGTATGAAGTTGCAAATAAATCCGGTTTCAGGGACGTAAAGCATTTTATGAAAACTTTCCGCGAGTTGAACGGAATGTCAGCCGGTGAATGGGCAAAGATTCACAGCCGTTACAGTGAAGATTAAAAGACATAAAGAACGTTGACATCATTTTGACAAAATGACATAATTTGTCAAAATAAAATCAAGAGGTTTATTATGGCAAAGAAGTATGCTTTTTTATTTCCTGGACAGGGTGCACAGGCTCCTGGAATGGTAAAAGATGTTGCTGAATCTTCAGCATCTGCAAAAAAAATTATTGATGATGTATCTGCAATTGTAGGTCTTGATGTTGCAAAACTTATGTGGGAATCAGATGCAGAAACTTTGAGCCGTTCAGATAACAGCCAGCTTGCAATTACTACAGCTTCAATTGTAATTATGGCAGCTCTTAAAGATAAGGGAATTGAACCTTCAGCAGCAATGGGATTTTCTCTCGGAGAATTTCCGGCACTTTATGCAGCAGGAGTTCTTTCTTTTGAAAATGTAATAAAAGTTGTACGCCAGCGCGGTCTTATCATGCAGAAAGTATGTGAGGAAATTGCAGCAGCTAATGAAGGCCATGCACCTGGAATGACTGCAGTTCTTGGACTTGCTCCTGAAAAAGTCGTAGAAATTGCTTCTTCCATTAAAGATGCTTATGCAGCAAACATGAACAGCGTAAAGCAGACTGTTGTTTCAGGAACTTTTGATTCTCTTGCTGCTGTAGAAAAAGCTGCAACAGAAGCCGGAGCACGCAGGGTAGTACGCCTTAAGGTTGCAGGACCTTTCCATTCACCGCTCATGCAGAAAGCTGCTGATGAATTCGGTAAGGTTCTTGAAAACGTACAGTTTGACGAACCTAAGATTCCTCTTTTCAGCAATGTAACCGGTAAGCAGGCTGCAAATGCTGAGGAAGTAAAGAAGTCTGCAGTTCTCCATCTTACACATTCCGTTCTCTGGACTGATGAAGAAGCTGTTCTTGCTTCAATGATTAAAGCTGATTCTGGAAATGAATGGTCAGTTCTTGAACCTGGACCGGGAAAAGTTCTCTCAGGACTCTGGGGTCAGACAGAATTCGGTGCAGGCCTTGCAGCTGTTCCTGTAAATACAGCAGACGGAATTGCAGCCCTGTAATATAATCTTACATTAAGGAGATAGTTATGTTGCTTGAAAATAAAAAAGCCCTTGTAACAGGTTCCAGCCGTGGAATCGGACGAGGAATCGTAGAAAAGTTTCTCAGTGAAGGAGCAGAAGTCTGGGGTCTCTGTTCTAAACCAAGTGCTGCAAAAGAAGAACTTGAAAAGTTTGCAGCAGAACACAATACAGCATTCCATGAAATCTGTGCAGATGTCGGAAACGAAGAACAGCTTTCAGAAGTTGTAAAGGCAGCTCTTGCAGAAGCCGGCGGTTTTGATGTTCTTGTAAACAATGCCGGAATTACTCGTGACGGTCTTTCATTCCGCATGAAGAAAGCAGACTGGGATGATGTACTTCGTATTAACCTTACAAGTGCATTTATTGTATGTCAGATTATTTCCAATGACATGATCCGTAAGAGAACAGGTTCAATTATCAACATGGCTTCCATCGTCGGAATTCACGGAAACGGCGGTCAGGTAAACTATTCAGCTTCTAAAGGCGGACTTATTGCATATTCAAAGTCTCTTGCTGCTGAAGTAGGAAGCAGGGGCGTTCGCGTTAATGCTATAGCTCCTGGATTCATTGCCACGGATATGACAGGTGCACTTAAGGAAGACCTTCAGAAAATCATGATTGACAGGACACTCCTTAAGCGTGCAGGAACTCCTGAAGACATCGCAAATACAGCACTTTATCTTGCCAGTGACCTCAGTTCTTACGTAACTGCCCAGGTTATCGGCGTAGACGGCGGTATGGGTGCCTGATTCTTTTTAACGAAGCTGGGGATGACCAATAAGTATGAGTCATTGCCGTGCTCGATACTCTGTCATTGCCGCACTTGATGCGGCAATCTCATGCAGGGGGATTTTCGGGTCGGAGCCCGAAAATGACATTTTTTGAACTTATTGGTCATCCCCATGACGATACATTTTGGACAGCCCCAGTTTTTTTTACATTATCATCGGACAGAAATCCGGTAATCCCCTGTAAGTACAGTAAAACTTAAATCCTTACTTCCAGATCGTCCAGAATTCCTGAAAATGCCGTGTTCTTAAGCTTAAACAGAAGCGCTCCTTCATCATCTGAAGTTATTTCAATACCGGTTTCAATCCACTTGTCATCAACTTTTACTTCAAAAGTATCTCCAAAGTTAATCTGTGTAAGCGGTGCTCCTTCTTTTGTAATCCAGAAGCTTCCTGAATTTATGTCAAATGTAAGGAAACCTTCAATTTTGTCTGCCATTATTTACCTCTCTGGAATTTAATTTTGTGTTACCCTGTTAAGAATATACCTTAAATCCCGGCAAAATACCAATAATCAGCATTATGTTTTTCCCTATTGCATAAAAAAAAGTTTTACTGTAATATTTTACAAAATGACATTTTTTGATATTTTGTCAAACTGAATGTTGATTTATTAAGGAGAACTAACAGATGCGTAGAGTAGTAGTAACCGGTTTAGGTTGTATCAGTCCTGTAGGTAACACAGTTGATGAAACATGGCAGGCAATTAAAGACGGCAAGAGTGGAGTTGCTGCAATTACACGTTATGATGCAACACCTTTTAAGGTTAAGTATGCTGCAGAAGTAAAGAACTTTGATGCTTCAAAATATATGGATTCAAGTGCAGCCCGCAAAATGGGTCTTTTCTCAAGATATGCTGTAGCTGCTGCAAAAATGGCTCTTGAAGATTCAGACCTTCTCGGAAAAGCTGACATTCTTGAAGATACAGCAGTTTATCTTGGTGTAGGTATCGGTGGTCTCGAAGTAACAGAAAACACAATGAAGGCTTATTTTGAATCAAATTATACACGTATGCCTCCAATGACTATTCCTGAACTTATTCCTAATGAAGCTGCCGGAAACATCAGTCTTGCATTCGGTCTTCATGGAGCAACTCATACAGTAGCAACTGCATGTGCTTCAGGAACAGATGCTATCGGTGATGCTCTCGATCAGATCCGCTGCGGCCGCTATGATGTAATCCTTGCAGGTGGTGCTGAATCTACTC comes from the Treponema rectale genome and includes:
- a CDS encoding sensor histidine kinase → MLLRKIGSIFNNHRFSKRLVMIYTCIVVVPLAFIFIILMAVYKSSFQDEVEDNSRHIVLNEFSDLQRRMESVDRIEKIINSNAALLSFLMSPQEYDEAETISTVISATDSLEKILAVEADLSSLRIFADNENVPERSPVLFHSDRTDLDRLSRWEFDYNPFYIFSQRYKEPSVICTTRRLFNGRRKVGFIQISIDPKKFFPFMFEQKKSEESFCILKIGENGMLSRFNNSQIKTQCILDDSALSQIQKQYDKFSQGEIIKFQSNGKSYIGAFATVPELNIVLIHSRYMPIVEPHMLTIYIGFIVGLVVTLFFFFFVIAYITTKMLGGVYSIIDGMKEIRSGNLDVCIPVTSSIDEISLTQITFNSMVDKIKTQIEMIKTEEHLIADTEMKAMQNQINAHFLYNVLETIHMQALLKEDNETAESILVLGKMMRYCLRWRVHSVTLSQELEYINSYIKILNIRNDYKITLEADIPEKLLDREIPKMLVQPFVENSFYHGIEPLAQDSVIKIYTEVDVENDRLFLCVQDFGCGISEEKLEEIKNYLADVDYERDSTGSIGIKNIQQRLFLFYGEEYKLQIFSTQGKGTVIKVPLPLSEVRL
- a CDS encoding response regulator transcription factor; the protein is MITIVVADDEKLIRAGIKKILMDNVSADLNVIEAKNGKEALDYIKENSTDVLITDIKMPVMDGVELMQNVRELPRKPAMIVLSGFDDFNYAKVAISSGVLAYILKPVDSKELCTAVNSALNSVKKIEKSQTELKLKSLIIEGGSRGIDDLKDINMFHGFCCVTVKIPSGMNDENFYSVLDPNLCYVLEKKKHLAGLVIQKDYLEEIISLVKKNGCTAGISTCSDNVVDLRKLYHQSCSSVLRFFFEDEQFGSVFTYDAESSVSDFSEIDLRYEKFIAALDLLSENEIKKAMSNLLEFDYADSGKKAESVLYVHDKLVSNLFKRYPKFHDNDTYLYLKSLMIENIVQVDSYDEWKHYIGDYVIYLTQLLIKQQGKYPYITKAISYVNRHYSENITMATVANYVSMNYTWFSEKFKEQVGTNFNDYLKKFRMEQAKRLLEMGTYKVYEVANKSGFRDVKHFMKTFRELNGMSAGEWAKIHSRYSED
- a CDS encoding ACP S-malonyltransferase, whose amino-acid sequence is MAKKYAFLFPGQGAQAPGMVKDVAESSASAKKIIDDVSAIVGLDVAKLMWESDAETLSRSDNSQLAITTASIVIMAALKDKGIEPSAAMGFSLGEFPALYAAGVLSFENVIKVVRQRGLIMQKVCEEIAAANEGHAPGMTAVLGLAPEKVVEIASSIKDAYAANMNSVKQTVVSGTFDSLAAVEKAATEAGARRVVRLKVAGPFHSPLMQKAADEFGKVLENVQFDEPKIPLFSNVTGKQAANAEEVKKSAVLHLTHSVLWTDEEAVLASMIKADSGNEWSVLEPGPGKVLSGLWGQTEFGAGLAAVPVNTADGIAAL
- the fabG gene encoding 3-oxoacyl-ACP reductase FabG, with the protein product MLLENKKALVTGSSRGIGRGIVEKFLSEGAEVWGLCSKPSAAKEELEKFAAEHNTAFHEICADVGNEEQLSEVVKAALAEAGGFDVLVNNAGITRDGLSFRMKKADWDDVLRINLTSAFIVCQIISNDMIRKRTGSIINMASIVGIHGNGGQVNYSASKGGLIAYSKSLAAEVGSRGVRVNAIAPGFIATDMTGALKEDLQKIMIDRTLLKRAGTPEDIANTALYLASDLSSYVTAQVIGVDGGMGA
- a CDS encoding DUF5348 domain-containing protein, with translation MADKIEGFLTFDINSGSFWITKEGAPLTQINFGDTFEVKVDDKWIETGIEITSDDEGALLFKLKNTAFSGILDDLEVRI